Proteins from a genomic interval of Tautonia rosea:
- a CDS encoding CHAD domain-containing protein → MKSPSLKSLKQNARHGRTARSSIGLVVRAALGDDVLRLLSHEPGARQFRPEDIHQMRTSVRRLRSDLRFFRPMLDDPALRPIRDELRWLAGVLGVVRDLDVLEDRLRAAVVALDCVGPSDPLFEEIDRRRQLHRSTLGAALDGDRYASLRAAIIAEARTPTLADGHDRPAGAVLADRLGRDWRRFLDALEASSPDAPIATLHEFRKQAKRTRYAAESVADWLGRPAGTGAKRIGRRAKQVQEILGLSQDAHVAIAFIEDLMQGLPADGPSRDAAIALLDRQAVEAEEALSQYRSLRDRMLHD, encoded by the coding sequence ATGAAATCCCCATCCCTCAAATCCTTGAAGCAGAACGCCCGACATGGTCGGACCGCACGATCGTCGATCGGTCTGGTCGTCCGCGCGGCCCTGGGTGATGACGTCTTGCGGCTGTTGTCGCATGAGCCGGGGGCTCGCCAGTTCCGCCCCGAGGACATCCACCAGATGCGGACCTCGGTTCGCCGCCTCCGCTCCGATCTTCGCTTCTTCCGACCGATGCTGGACGATCCGGCCCTCCGGCCGATCCGCGATGAGCTACGATGGCTGGCCGGCGTGCTGGGCGTCGTACGCGACCTCGACGTCCTCGAAGATCGCCTGCGAGCTGCCGTCGTAGCACTCGACTGCGTCGGGCCGAGTGATCCCCTCTTCGAAGAAATTGACCGCCGCCGGCAATTGCACCGATCAACCCTCGGCGCCGCCCTCGATGGCGATCGCTACGCCTCGCTTCGCGCCGCGATCATCGCCGAGGCACGAACCCCGACCCTGGCCGATGGCCACGATCGACCCGCCGGAGCCGTCCTGGCCGATCGCCTCGGCCGCGACTGGCGACGGTTCCTCGATGCCCTGGAAGCCTCCTCGCCCGACGCTCCGATCGCAACACTTCACGAATTTCGAAAGCAGGCCAAGCGGACCCGATATGCCGCCGAGTCGGTCGCCGACTGGCTGGGCCGCCCCGCCGGAACCGGAGCGAAACGCATCGGCCGACGGGCGAAGCAGGTGCAGGAAATCCTCGGCCTCTCCCAGGATGCTCACGTCGCCATCGCCTTTATTGAGGATCTGATGCAAGGGCTTCCGGCCGACGGCCCCAGCCGCGATGCCGCCATCGCACTCCTTGATCGTCAAGCCGTTGAGGCCGAGGAGGCCCTGTCTCAGTACCGATCGCTCCGAGATCGAATGCTCCATGATTGA
- a CDS encoding DoxX family protein, with translation MIDLRQEHSADRRAWLFRGALGVATLTMLSLSWPIWVGSDSLFPRVPFLPGLPEPPWLRFVLFSVLVGSILGGILRRRCLLIGLLPLAYLIAGDQHRFQPWAYQYALMSMALGTLPSARALGLCRALLIALYVHSGLSKLDVTFPGEVGAAFLIQLTAPLGTDVMSWPGPVRTAAALMMPMVELLVGVGLAFRTTRPVALVGAVLMHATLITLLGPWGLDHSTIVVVWNSALIVEGLILFARTGSGRSIAPMEPMPRAGRVVVAVFALAITLPGLERWGAWDSWPSFALYASHAERVYVFLHEDDLPQYPDEVRRHLRPPMLGDPWHRLDLTSWSRAGRGTPPYPQARAAVGVAEALANRVGSGHPVRLVVWGRAARFSGRRERREAIGPEAIGRLADTFFLNAHPARSDG, from the coding sequence ATGATTGATCTGCGTCAGGAACACTCGGCCGATCGTCGTGCCTGGCTGTTCCGAGGGGCGCTCGGTGTGGCCACCTTGACGATGCTTTCGCTCTCGTGGCCGATCTGGGTTGGCTCTGACAGCCTTTTCCCTCGCGTGCCGTTTCTGCCGGGACTGCCGGAACCCCCCTGGCTCCGTTTCGTGCTATTCAGCGTGCTGGTTGGCTCGATCCTCGGGGGGATCCTTCGCAGGCGATGCCTCCTGATCGGGCTGCTTCCCCTCGCGTACCTGATCGCCGGAGACCAGCACCGATTTCAACCGTGGGCGTATCAATACGCCCTCATGTCGATGGCGCTGGGGACCTTGCCCTCGGCTCGGGCGCTCGGCCTTTGCCGGGCCTTGTTAATCGCCTTGTATGTTCACTCGGGGCTTTCGAAGCTGGATGTCACCTTTCCCGGAGAGGTTGGGGCCGCCTTCCTGATCCAGCTCACCGCTCCGCTCGGAACCGACGTGATGAGCTGGCCCGGTCCGGTACGGACCGCGGCCGCCCTGATGATGCCGATGGTCGAGTTGCTGGTGGGTGTTGGCCTGGCCTTCCGAACGACCCGGCCGGTCGCTCTCGTGGGCGCGGTCCTCATGCACGCGACCCTAATAACCCTGCTTGGCCCCTGGGGCCTGGATCACAGCACGATCGTTGTCGTCTGGAACAGCGCCTTGATTGTCGAAGGGTTGATCCTGTTCGCCCGAACCGGATCAGGGCGTTCGATCGCTCCGATGGAGCCGATGCCTCGTGCTGGTCGGGTGGTTGTCGCCGTCTTTGCCCTGGCCATCACCTTGCCAGGTCTGGAACGATGGGGAGCCTGGGATTCCTGGCCGTCCTTCGCCCTGTACGCCAGCCATGCCGAGCGCGTCTACGTGTTTCTCCATGAAGATGATTTGCCACAATACCCCGACGAGGTGCGTCGTCATCTCCGCCCGCCGATGCTGGGCGATCCGTGGCATCGGCTCGACCTGACCTCCTGGAGCCGGGCGGGTCGAGGAACGCCACCGTATCCGCAGGCTCGGGCGGCGGTCGGCGTGGCGGAGGCCCTGGCCAATCGGGTCGGTTCGGGACATCCGGTCCGCCTGGTCGTCTGGGGACGGGCCGCGCGGTTTTCTGGGCGTCGGGAGCGTCGCGAGGCCATCGGACCCGAGGCGATCGGACGTCTTGCCGACACATTTTTCCTGAATGCTCATCCCGCCCGATCGGACGGTTGA